The region NNNNNNNNNNNNNNNNNNNNTCGAATCCAGCCGGTAGAGTCCCGACTTGTCGGGATTAACCACCGTGTCGCTGGTTCGAGTCCGGCCTGGGGAGCCATCTAGAGGGGCCGTATCTTTATTTATTCAAGATGCGGCCCTTCCTGATCTGCAGCGCCTTCGCGCTTGTTCTTGGCTCGTCGATAGCCTTTCCTAGCAAGGCAAGTGGGATTGCTATGGCATTTTTCGTATACATCCTCGAATCACAATCAAGCAGCAGGTACTACATTGGGCACACTGATGAGTTAAATCGAAGGTTGGCTGAACACAATGATCCCCTCTACAAAGGGTCCAAGACCACAAAACGTTTCGCCGGACCATGGGTGATCGTATACTCTGAAACTTTTGATTCACGATCTCAAGCTGTTTTACGTGAACGACAAATTAAAAGCTGGAAAAGTCGCTCCGCCATTCATGAACTTATCGAATCCAGCCGGTAGAGTCCCGACTTGTCGGGATTAACCACCGTGTCGCTGGTTCGAGTCCGGCCTGGGGAGCCATAAAGAGAAGGGCCGTATCTTTTTTATTCAAGATGCGGCCCTTTTTTGTGCGATGATTGGACCGTTATTGCCCGAGCGGATTCACTTCCCTGAAATATTGGAGGCTTTTTTCCTTCTCATCCGGCTATGACCGTAAACTCCCAGGATACCTCCTTGCGCTCCCCGCTCAATTCGTCCTCGATCCTGATTTGCAGGCGATAGCGGCCGGGAGTCAACTCCGCCGAATCGATATCAAAATATTCGGCGGCGCGGCCCTCCGGGTCCTGGGCATTGCGCTGGAAATCGAAAGAGAGACTCTTCGCCCGATCACGGCTCCAGAACGCGAGGCCGGCGAAAAATCCCCCCACTCCCCCGGCTTTCTTATCCGCCAGGCTGACAGTGATTCTTTCCCGCCAGGCGCGCTCGCCGTTGCCGTTGTCCCGCAAGCCGTAGATCTCGAAATAGACCCGGATCACCTCGCCATGGACGAATTCCAGCGAGGGCCGGGGCAGGATTTTGATTCCGTTCCTGCTGTGGGCGTGCTGGCCGGCCGCCGGCGCTGTTCCCAGGATAATACCGCTCAGCTCCAGCGTGGCTCCCGAATAGGGATTTAGATCCAGCACGTTTCGCGCCGCAACCCTGAATCCCGATAAATCCATGTTGAGCGCGTAATAACCCCTGTTGGCGTGCAGGACGATTCTATTGACCGCAATCCAGAGACTGTCGTTACCGGCCATGGCCTTGAACGCGGAGGACGTATCGATTGCCTGGATCAGCCAGGTCGTGTCGAACACGGCGGCGCTGGCCTGCACCGCTTTGACTTCCGCTGCACCGGAGATCGGGACAGACTGGTAGAATTCAAGCTCCAGGTTGCCGTCCTCGTCCATGAACTCCGAGGCGTAGTATTCCTGCTCCAGCCGGGGCAACTGGTCACGGAAACTGTCGGTAGCCAGGGCCTTCTTGACATCCCC is a window of Candidatus Glassbacteria bacterium DNA encoding:
- a CDS encoding GIY-YIG nuclease family protein — its product is MAFFVYILESQSSSRYYIGHTDELNRRLAEHNDPLYKGSKTTKRFAGPWVIVYSETFDSRSQAVLRERQIKSWKSRSAIHELIESSR